In Euphorbia lathyris chromosome 2, ddEupLath1.1, whole genome shotgun sequence, the sequence agctgagatgtcacttcctccttttttactgataaaaaatataatataatgtataatatattaattttaattatattattatatttatctataaaaagattattttatccgtactatatctaagagttctatagaatttaaattaatccataaaatctctccaattctctgcatatctatatctaaatgttctacataatttaaattaatccctaaaatctctctaattctctgcatatatatatctaaaagttctacataatttaaattaatccttaaactctctaattttctgcatatcttctatatattatataatataaaacagtaacgatggagctgaggtgtcacttcctctttttttcctgataaaatatataatataatacataatatattaattttaattatattattatatttatctataaaaagattattttatccataaagttctacagaatttaaactaatccctaaaatctctctaattctctgcatatatatatatatatatatatatatatatatatataatataaaacagtaacgatggagctgaggtgtcacctcctcattttttactgataaaaaacataatataatatataatatattaatttttaatgatattattatatttatctataaaaagattatttaaggtaaatgtgaaaataaaataataatatttactttatatagcacctttatatcattaattgtaattattagattatatttttgttaatatttatatgttaagatgaatccgtgcattgcacgggtcAAAAATTAGTTGTTTAGTATATTCATAACAACAAAATTTGCATGTAACGCTTTTGTTTTACAAGGTTAAACGTTTTCTCATGCATAATAGCCAAAATTAGGTTCACTAAAATGCAGCAAAAGTTTCACCTTCAATCTCAAATTGATAAGCCTATTAGTGTAATTTTGAGAAGAAGTCAAGTGCAATTCAACTTGTCAAACTTAGCTCCAATATTTGGATTCATAATCCAGTTTGAGAAATCGATGGTATCAAATTAGTCCTGTGAACAAGCCAACAGGTTGTGATAACAAGCGAAAGCTATAAAGACAAACAGAGAAACACACCATTATATTAACATCCAAAATCTCATGATGGTCCCTTCCCTAGCAAAGACAGATCTTCAAAGATTGTTAGAATTGTTTGTGAAGGatgtattggaataagaatAAGATGCCACCTGTTTCATCTTCTCAtatgtttgataaaacttaatCGGGACAAGACAAACAAATAACATTTCATTTGACTCAACGATTCACATCATTATTCACTTCTACTTTACTTTCATGTGCCAACTCATTTTTATGCATATGTATTGAGATTGAAAGGATGATAAATGACTATACAAAATGCCTATAAAGTAAAGGATAAAGGATAACTAATACATGTATGGATGTGATGCCACAACCCTTAAACTCTACCTTGTTTCCATgctatacaaaaataaacaaactcGGAAACAATCCGTTCCTAGTCTAACATCTATATAAACTGAAACAACATACATATCAGCTAACCCTCTATAGAATTGTGATGGTGCTGCTTGCTTTCGGCTGGTTGCGGTGCAATTTGTCGAACAAATTGTCCTTTCACCCTAGGCCGTTGCTCTGCTAGTTTTTTCCTACTCTCATACCGAACCTGTGGATAAAAATTCCGTGAGAAATTTACCACACAATTTCTACATCATTTACAACTGTCATCATATGACATTAAGTACTATCTTCCTCTAAGTTTAAACTAGACACAACTAGTATTATTTGCTATAATGACTCATTATTATGATATACTGATGATAATTTTGTGCAATATACCTTTTTCTCATAGCATCTATCTTTGCGCTTCAACCGAAATTTGTTTAGAGCTGCTTCTCTCCGTATAGATTGCTGCACATCAGCATTGTGTAAAATACCATTTTCACCTTTCCTCTCCGTCGCAGCCCTTGCAATCGTGACCTGATCAAAATTGCTATTACTGCCAGATGTGCTTCTATAGCCCATGTTAAGATGACTTGTCCCACCATTACATAAGCTACTAGTTGTACTCTGATCAGTGGTAGGAGATATATGTCCTCTATCCTCCAAAGATTCAAACTTAAGGTCTTGCTTTTGGAGAGACCGATTAGCCGAGTCATTAGCAGTTTTACAAAGTTGATATATATTTTCAGAATTACTTTTCCAAGTTGATTGGTAAATTGGATTCACTTCGGAGTTGGGCTCCAGCTGGTTGCCTGAACTTGTACTCAGTATTGGTGATGCACCAGATTGTTTACAAAAAGTTGGAGAAAATATGGACCCATAGCTGGTACAAAGATTATTTAAGCTTAGACCATTAGATGAACTTTTTACAGGAAATACTCTTTGTTCTCTGGTTTGACCATTGGCCAGAGAGATGATGCTTCTTTCACTTCTTGGTGAAGGACCAGAATTACTGGAGAATTTTCTCCTAGAATTGGCTTCGAGTCCTCTCTCATTAGAAACACTTGACATTGTTAAATGTCCAGGTTGGAATGGCTTGCCAGTATACCTGCATAAAACATCATTGTATGATAAGAAGAGATTCATAAATCAGTGAACTGAGGAAAATGATCACCATGTATTATTTTGGGGAAAATGGCTTTTGAAATTGTTGAATTTAAAAAATGCTTCAACACGGAAAGGCACCCTCCCACAGGTGAAATCTATTTATTTTCCAACTAACTGAAACAGAAATCACATAAGAAACAATATAAGAATGAAACTTACGGTGCAAATGCTGAAGCATTGGATTGTCTAAGAGTACATTTTTCTTCTATGTTTTGAACCTCAAAGCCAGTAGGACTGTATCTTGTCAAGCAAAGATCCAAGTGTGGGGAAAATTCAAACTTGCTTTTGGCAGTACCTGTAGAAACATTGTGACTAACAGATGTTCCCATGAAGTCAATAGCTTCTCTAGAATAAGTGACAGGAACACGATTTTCACCACCCTCAAGCGTAATATTATCATGTATTCTTTGGCTTTCTGGTTCAGCATCCTCATCCACAATCATCCTGTTTATGTCCTGGAAGGCAGCTGCTGATCCTAATTCAAATTAAACAGACAATCTTAGTCTTtcctagaaaaaaaaaaactcatgcaATGCTGGATGATTGCAAAAATGTTTTTACCCTCAGCTTCGTGTTCATGCATAGCCAATTTCTGACTAAAGTCCCTGCGTGCTTCATGATTCTGCATTCTTATGTCATTTGGTGAAAGTTCTCCCCATACTGGCTGCAAAATGTCATTTATGTTTTCCGAAGGGGTACTATCAGCTTTTGCATCTGGCTTCGTACAAGAGCTCTGAAAGAAACAGCAAGCATGCCGTTAGAATAAAATTCATGTACCAAACCTGAACTGAAGTGTAGTCCTTTAACTAGATATGGGCTCACAGAAACAGAAATCTAGAACATGCAATGGAGGCACTCATAATTTTAGATGGACATTagataattttatacttaactGATGTGTCTCTAGAGcatatttacaatttaaatGATGATTGTACTTTTCGCTCATTTCAACTAAGAGTTTCATCAGAATATACAAGATCTGAAATTCATAACAAAACTTTTTTAAATCAAGCTAAAGCAGGAAAAGAAAAGGCTGTTTTAGCCAGATCATAAAACTGAGGAACCAATTCAGGTTACGTAAAATAAATTCCGAACTAAGATCTTATGCACCCATAACCCAGTCAACTTAGGACGAAATttgaactaattttattaatgtaACATAGATAGTTATAGCTCGAACATATCAAGTACCAAAGCAAACGAATTTCAAGCTCATTGTAATACATCGAATAAAGCACTAACCTGAGCATCGCTTCCTTTATCAATGCACTCTTTATTGTTCTGAATAAGACCTATGCCACGACTTGAATAATTACTTGCAGTATTATTTTCTGAAGTAGCCTCAACTTTACCCTGTCCAACACTATCATCATGGGGGCTATTCGCTCCAGCAAGAGACTATAAGAACCACAGTAACAAATTAAGACTTGGTTAGAACATAAGATTATATTACTTACTAGTTACACGAAAACAAGATAGAATTGGAGTGCATAGAGCAGTACTGATTGTCTTCTCCACACATGCTGCCACAAATTTCTTAGTTCATTTCTCCTTATAGGCTTAACCAGATAGTCAGCAGCACCTCTCAACATGCATTTATAAACTGTGCTAATTGAATCATGTGATGACATCACTGCAAATTCACCAAAAACAAATGTCAATTTAAATTTCTACAAATAATTCCAGTGCATATAGAACTTTGAATTTTCATATCTTACTTATAACTGGTATATGTTTACAAATGTCATGCTCCATAATAAGAGATAGAAGGGCATATCCAGATATTGAAGGTAAATCCACTTCAGTCAAAATGAGGTCTATATTGTTAGGTCTTCCTTTCAGAATCTCCCATGCCTCTAAGCCATCAGAAACAGCTGCAACTGCTCGAAACGAGAACCAAGTTAATCTCAGTTTGGAGTATAACttgtgaataattaattaggtttTCAAGCAAAGTTTGTAAGgtgagttattttttttttttcttaaatattttGT encodes:
- the LOC136218486 gene encoding two-component response regulator-like APRR9; the encoded protein is MAMGEVVMMSSYEDKKKIDEFEETHSPLVKKRKGHSSRNGFMLRWEKLIPRMEFRVLLVEADDSTRQIIVALLRKCSYKVAAVSDGLEAWEILKGRPNNIDLILTEVDLPSISGYALLSLIMEHDICKHIPVIMMSSHDSISTVYKCMLRGAADYLVKPIRRNELRNLWQHVWRRQSSLAGANSPHDDSVGQGKVEATSENNTASNYSSRGIGLIQNNKECIDKGSDAQSSCTKPDAKADSTPSENINDILQPVWGELSPNDIRMQNHEARRDFSQKLAMHEHEAEGSAAAFQDINRMIVDEDAEPESQRIHDNITLEGGENRVPVTYSREAIDFMGTSVSHNVSTGTAKSKFEFSPHLDLCLTRYSPTGFEVQNIEEKCTLRQSNASAFAPYTGKPFQPGHLTMSSVSNERGLEANSRRKFSSNSGPSPRSERSIISLANGQTREQRVFPVKSSSNGLSLNNLCTSYGSIFSPTFCKQSGASPILSTSSGNQLEPNSEVNPIYQSTWKSNSENIYQLCKTANDSANRSLQKQDLKFESLEDRGHISPTTDQSTTSSLCNGGTSHLNMGYRSTSGSNSNFDQVTIARAATERKGENGILHNADVQQSIRREAALNKFRLKRKDRCYEKKVRYESRKKLAEQRPRVKGQFVRQIAPQPAESKQHHHNSIEG